ACGGCCGTCCTGGATGCGCTGCATGGCAGGTACATCATGGGGATCGTCACCAGCTCGAGAAGAGATCACTTCGAGCTGATTCATCAATCGTCGGGACTTCTGAGGTACTTCGACTTCTTCCTGACCTCCGGTGATTACGCCCGGACCAAGCCCGATCCGGAACCCTACCTGAAAGCGATCGGGAAAGCCGGCGTCGCGGGCGAGGATTGCATCGCCATCGAGGATTCGGAGCGAGGCCTCGAGGCTGCAAGGCGGGCAGGCATCCGGTGCATCGTCGTCCCCAGCGCCCTCACCCGAGGCAGGCAATTCACGGGGGCTTGCAGGATTCTCGAAAGCGTCAGCGAGATTCCCGGAATACTCAGGAACGGTCTCTAACAGCCATGGCCAGCTGCAGCGCGTTGGGGGAGTAAGGTGACGCCAGAATTGAACTTCGTCAGGCAGCAGGGATTCCGTGATGCCAGTCCGGAGGCTTGCGCGAGCCGATACCCGGCCTTGATGTGGCAGCCTCGCGTGATTGGCGTCCTGGTCGTCATCGGCGCGGTGCTGCAATCCTGGCTCTTTTTTTTCATCCTGGGCGCGATCCTCTGGTGGAATGCGCTCCTGCCGCGTCTGAATCTGTTCGACGCCGCGTACAACTCCTTGATCGCCCGGCCCAGGGGCCTGTCACGGCTGACTTCGGCTCCGGGTCCACGCCGCTTCGCTCAAGGCATGGCGGGG
Above is a window of Candidatus Polarisedimenticolia bacterium DNA encoding:
- a CDS encoding HAD family phosphatase, yielding MGKPHKTVKAILWDNDGILVDTEHLYFEATRRIMESVGIPLSREQYIELFLKEARGAWHLAEERGMPPDEIVRLRDERNALYGRLLGGGPRLMPGITAVLDALHGRYIMGIVTSSRRDHFELIHQSSGLLRYFDFFLTSGDYARTKPDPEPYLKAIGKAGVAGEDCIAIEDSERGLEAARRAGIRCIVVPSALTRGRQFTGACRILESVSEIPGILRNGL